Genomic window (Kwoniella botswanensis chromosome 1, complete sequence):
GGAATAGGAATGTTCACTTGAAACACGATCAACTTTagattgatctcatcatcagcatgattgATTCCTGTTCCTTTCCGACGGAGATGTGCGTGATCTTATCTCGGTGCTTCACTTAAGATCTCAAGATTATCAACAGTCAGGTTTCAGGTGACAAATCTCTTGGCTTGAGCCCAAACatgagatgaaatggatTACAAGGTGTTGGTTATGAGTCGTGTAGTAGGCGATTTCCTCTCCTTTATACCAAATGACGACGTCGAAGACaatggcgatgatgatgtcttCATCTTAACATCATGGCTTTTACATATCTTCCTGTGTCCCCGTAAAGTCCTCCAACTGTTATAAGAGTGCATCGCATCGTCCCTCTCACTCCCcttttcccattctcatctagGGGACCAAAGCACAGAACACCTCAAGCTTCGATGAGATGGTACTTTCCATAACCACCACGCATTTCACCGAAACGCACACGATCAGTATCAACGGACAAGTACATACCAGAGAAGAAATAACCAAAATCATAGTGATCGAACCTGAACATGATAATAAACCTCGAAGTGAAAATAGAAATGATAATAGACAATCGATATGTAATGTAGATAGATGGACggatatgatgaatgatcGTCAGAGGGTAGCTGTGGTATTCATGTTGTGGGCAATGTGGATTGGATATCTATGGTGGGCATTCGGATGAACGATTTGGAAAAATCATATATGGGTGTTTATCTTTCCAAGGAGGTAGGTAGGTCAAGTTAATTATTGCATAACTCCTCTCAGCTTGCGGCGTGTTAGCTAACTCACTTATGAATATAGGTCGGAACGTCATGTATCAAGCATCAAGCTATGAACCATCATAACTGGGCTACGCCCACTCCTCCAATACCTGGACATTGGTTTGGTCATATCACTATATCGCCAGCGCGTTCACCAACTCAATGCAGAACGGTTCATCTGTCAGTAAGCTATAGCCAACTCTTAcgatcattatcatcacaCCATGGACCAGATAATGCATGCGCCTATATCAAACACACAGATCACaacttcgtcttcttctccatatcccttccttcctcccacATCGTCCTTCCACTACAAGCACAAACGGTCTTTTCGTTACTCCAAGCACCCGCCGACCTCGCTACCACACCAGCGAATATCTTCCCTAATGTCGATTGCGATTGTCCCTGCGGAGTGGATGGTCCGGACGAGTCTGATTGAACGATACATCCTCTACCTATCCAATTCCACAATTCTCCGTCTACTTCCTTAAACAGATCCGCATATCCATCTTTATCCGGTACGATCTTACCCAAATCCAAAAACCTCTTACCAGTCGTACTGGGTGGGTTGACTATATTTCCAGTCTCCGATATATAAACGTTCCACCCTCCGGAGGCTACGCCCAAACCGATATTGGCCGGAGGAGGTAGACGGACTGTTAGATCCATCAATATTGTTTTAGGATCGATTTGGACGAATCGAGCTATGCCGAATACTTTCTGGGAAAATTCGGTTTCGTTCATCCCCGGTAAATCGACTGgagcggaagaaggggaagcgGCTAAAATGGGGTTGGAGGTGGAAGCGATATTTGTTGGGATGGGAAGGGGTGATTCTAAGATTGAGACAGCTGCGGTTTGAGGTATGGACGAGTTGGATGGGGAAGATCCTCGGACTATTACTTGGCGATTGGTGGATTTGAGGGCGGAGAGGAGCTGTGATGGAGGGGCTGCAAGTAAGAATAATTGAATTAGCATTATGAAATCCTTCTATTAGATCAAAGACCCGAATGAATCTGTTTAATCATTCCTGGCAGTACTTAAACAGCTCATATAGTGAAATGCATAGATTGTTGTAATGCATATATTGATACTTCCTCTTGATAAGCTTTCGAAATCTGagtttcactcactcttcccAATGATTGtgaccctcttcttctccagatCGATGTCATACCGTTCTATCCCTGGAtaccatatatcatcagctaatcTGTAGAAGGGAGTTGACTCAGTCTTGAGCTGACCAGGTATGTCCCGTAGAGACCCTTGAACTGAGTTTACACACTATCGAAGACAGTCAGCTCCAATCTTCGTCAgaaatgatcagctgactcacattCTGACAGGTCATGTCGACCGCAAATTCGGTCTGTCCATGGAAGAGTGAAAGTTAGCTGATCTGAGCGTTTCGTGACAATAGGCTGGTGAGCTAACCTTGAACGCTACCGAAGCTAGAGTCATTTTGTCGTCACTGTATTAAGCCGGTACTGCTGAGATTGTACAAAGTAGGTTTACTGCGCCGGTGGTTGAAGAgaacaaggaagaagcagaggaatATCAGGATTGACATTATTAATCAGCATGTACATTTATTTACCAGACAGacatcacctcatcaacacaCCCTTTCCTCCACTTGGCGCACCAGGAAGCGGATACCCCCGAAACGACGTGAAATCCACGTCATGATCACCTACCCATGTACACGTCAACCAGGACCAAAGGACGCGTCAAGAAATCAACCAACATTACGagttgaaatgttgaaatcAAAAACTCGTAATTTCGAATGGATTCAGCATCGACCTTTGCTTCTCTGCATATACCTGACAATCGCACCTGACACTGCACCCGAGGAGcgacatcctcatctgcATGGGCGACTCATCATGGCCGAAGATATCACATCGTGGATATCCAGTTCCATAGTCCAACATGACCGGGAGAACGGGGCCAATCACAAAATACCCATGAGAGGGAGGTACGCTCAAGTGATTAAGGTGGGTACATTCTAATACAGCTACAATGTGTAGGTAGGTCTCATCGCGACTAATGTCTTACTCCTCAATCCAGTTCTCATCCTACCGAGACCGATTCGATCCCCATGCGGAGATTCGAGGTGTCATTTCAGACAAGACTCATTGGATTAGGGTCAAATTCGATGTGGAAGCTACAGACGAGTTTGAAGAGTGAGCTTACAGTACCATTCTCCCTCAATTCATGTTAGACCGTTGATTACAACATGGCATTGTTGGTTCTGTCCAACATGACAGACCTGAAGCCTCACTTCCCTCCGAATCATTGACATCCAACCTCCGAGCCATCTTCCTAATCGAATCATTCCGTATTCACCTCTTGCCTCCTCTCAACACTTCCCGTCGCAAGTCTCATAACCTCAATACACCCACAGTGTCAGTCTCAGGGGACTTACCCGAGGTCATGCTGGAAATACTCAAATGGAAAGTTGTCACTGGGGATAAGGACGATCCACAGTATTACGCTGGTACGCCTGAGGTATCAAAGGGGAACCAGGATGTGGACGTGAAAGTTCAGAGGGTTCTGAGGAAATGGTGGTTTGGCGAGTGAGTACTTTTCTTTCGTATCTCTCATCTCCAGCCATATAATCGTCCATTCTTGATCCTCACCGGATTTGTTCATATTCGTTAGAACCAACTCAAGTCAATCCCATGCCCCATCAACTAGCCAACATCCACTTCATACTGAAACACCATCGCGGTACAATCCTATCCAGCCAGGTTCAGTCAAACCCCACATCTCATCCCCTTTGGTAGGATACCATTCTTCTCCAGCTATAATATCCACCTCAGActcctcatcgtcaaatAGTGCGCAAGATTATCACCCTGTAAGCGAATCGCAACAGCAAAAGCTGTCAAAAAGAGGGGATATCATGCTACTGAATTTCCTTCAGCCATATCTCAATGGTCCAGGGGGAAAGAAAAAAGTCATTCCGGAGTGGTTGTTTGACAAATCGGATGAGACTAAGGGGATGTTAGATGATATAAGGATGTTTGGCTTGGACCTCGATATAGGCAATGAAAAGGATACAACTCATGCAGATAACAATCTGAACCTGGCGGGAGATAATGGGCAAGAGGGTGTTGTGACTCAATCGGAAAATGCCAAAGTTAAAGGGAAAGGCGAAGCAAGAGAAGATTTCTCATTGGTGCAATCACCAACAATAATGAAAGATCCATATGGACCGCAAAACGGAGATCGAGAGACAAAAGGCAAACAAGAGATGGTCATGCCAATTCAGCAAGGTCGATCAACACCGATCATTCGAACGATCAGAGTTCAAGCCGACCGTAAAGATATTGGTAATGAAATGGATGGAGATCATATGGATTCTACCATATTTCgagattcaccttcaccgagAAAGTCTCGACAAAACCCATTGCCTCTTGTCCCCAAACGACCTAATTCGCCTACCCAcgaaacagaagaagagagtgatgaagatatacTTTTCAAACCCCGAGAAGAATCACGgagcaggaagagagaaagagagatgttcGATCCGCTGGCTATGCCTTCTTCGTCGCCTGCTCAAGAGGATGtacagatggatgatcaggatgacgatgaaggcCAGGAAGTTGATCAGTTGGGAGAGGAGGGGAGTGGATCTCGAGGTGATGAAggcgaggaagatgaagatggtcttTCGGACTATGAGCGGGAAACGAAACGTAAAGCTAGACTGGATAGGAATAGATTGAAAACTGAAGATCGTACAACGATATCAGATGAGAAACAGCGGAGATCCGGAGATTCTTCTAAATATCAGAAACACCATAATTTGGCCCAATCTCATCAAGCTGAAGCGATGACCCAAAAAGTGGACAGCTATTCGTCCAACCCTGATACACCTAACAAAGGCCGACAGTCATCGATAGGTGTTCAGACCATCAATGaagatcagatcgatatCGCTGAAAGCAGTAATGATATTCAACAGAAAGCGATTTCACCACTCAACTCGCAGAAATCTCAGAACGGTGGGGCTAGTCAATCTGCCAATTCAGATACATCGCAGACAAATTCAGCTCCAGACTCATCAGCCAATGCTCAGGCTCAGCCCGATTCGAAGGACTCCCATATATGTCAGAGCCAGAAAAGGAAAATCTCCGAGATATTGGTTGACGACAGTGATCAGAGCTTGTCACAGCACAAAGAGCAGAATGCTGAGGTATCTAATACGAGCGGTTCCAATAACACTCAAGATAACTCATCCCAAGCGCGAGTGGCATCGCAAGGTGCTATTCACATGCCAACAGAGACTCAACATGTAGACCACGTTGATAATCCTGATTTGAATCAGGCTAAACCGGTCACTTCTTTTCAAAATCTAACGAACGATCATGAATCCCCGCTTTCAGCGAAGGAACCTCATCCGAATGAGAAACAACAATCATCACCTGTTCTTCACAGCAACACCAGTCCTCGGCAAAATCCCATATCCTCTATTTCTACTCGGTCGGCTCACATATCACCCTCGCATCGTATCTTGTCAGATATACCAGAATCATACATCAAGAAACCCAAAATCGAGCATCTAACGCCTGTTCAAAGTCAGACTACGCCAATCTCCCGAACGCAATCAACGGGAAAGGGATCAAGGAAGAGTTTTCTGGAAAGTATCAgattctttccttcttcttcttcatcgcGAGTGCGAAAAACAGAaaaggacgaagatgacgaaagtccgttgaagaagaggatgaaggcTGATAGTGACTTTAACGAGGGGATATTGGGTAGGTTGGGAAGATGGGCTAAGAGGGGAAGCTCTTTGAATCGGGCAAATGATGATGTACTTGAGGATTCAAAGGTGAAGCCAAAGAATGATCAGATTGACCAAGAGGCACGCAgtgttggtgatgatgatgaagatgttggagatgaagatggagatggattggacGATGGATTGGAAAAAAGGCAGGATTTACagctgaatgatgaagttgaggtaATAGTtattgacgatgaggaggaggtagaggtcaTCGAGGAAGGAGCGAAGGACCCtttgaagatcaaagaggaagaaaatgatatgatcatcaatggaGATTCCAGGGGAAGTCATGCTCAGATAGGTATTCAGTATGTCGATGAAAAGTCAAGGGTCCATAATGGGAATCGAGAAAATATACAAAGACAACCCGAAGATATACAATCGAGATCAATTCGTCAAGAcaaatatgaagatgaagatgaagatgatgacgacgaaggaGTAAAACCGGCACAACATGCTATGAATGATATCGACCCATCGAATCGAGTGGTACAAACTCGTCCCCAAGAGAAAactcgagaagatcaagtagaACGGAAACGTGATCCCACACCTATCAGAGCGGAAAGGCAGAATATATTGGATGGAAATTTCGAATTGAACGTCGTCGTTAACGATGGACTGAGAGATTGGGAagtaaggaagatgatgaataaCATCGTGAATGCAAGGAATAGGAAATCAAGCAAAGGGAAATGAGACCAGCACATTCGTAGTCAGCTTTTGGCCTGACACTCGAACCTGGTCACAAACAGTTGGAGGATAGGTATGATTGTTCAATAATGACCTACGAATTACAAGTCACGAAttatgatattgatgattgacGAAGTATGACGAATTATGTATGGATTTGTGACATGTTATAGGCTATATAATGCTCATATATGCAATCCCACAATTATATTCCAAACATGTCTTAAAATGAGAAATGTAAATCCACATCATATGTCGATCCATCTGAAAAATCTGCAAATCTAACAAATGCATTCTATATAAGACAAGATATAGTTGAATCTATTTTATTTCTTCAAAACATCCTTTACATAACCTTCCCAACCTAtttcttccaacttctcacATTTATCCAAcacttcattctccaatttctTAGAATATTCCTCAGTGGCCAGCTGATAATTCGGTATCGACGTTCCTAGTATCCTTATAGCGAGGAGGGCAGCATTGGTGGAATTGTTGATGCCTACTGTTGCGCATGGTATACCTCTCTATATTCACCAACAGCACAAATGGTCAGCATACGTCGTACACAATCACACGAATAAGTATGCAGTTTCACAGTAACACCATGTTTGGATATGAATCATCCACTCACAGGCATTTGCACAATACTATACAAACTATCCACACCATCTAACACACTAGCTTTCACCGGTACTCCAATGACAGGCAACGAAGTTTCACTAGCCACCATACCAGGTAGATGTGCCGCCCCACCTGCTCCGGCAATGATCGCTCGCAGACCACGGTGAGCAGCGGATTTAGCATATTTGACCATCCTCTCTGGAGTTCTGTGCGCAGAGGTAATAGTAAGTTCGTATGGTATACCAAATTGGTCCAGAATCTTTGTCGCTGGTAACATCACTGGTAGATCCGAATCTGAACCCATTATAATCCCCAGGAGAGGTTTTTTGTGCGAGTGAGACTGAGATGGCGGAGGAGCGATTTTATCGATCCATTCATCCGCTGCGTCCGGTTGAGCGAATAATACTGTTCGGAGATACTCGTTGAGCTCTGCGTCGGATTGTGCAGTAAGTGTGATATGACCCATTTTACGAGCTTTCCTAgattctttcttcccatATAAGTGGACTGCTGCTCCGGGGACGGTCAGGGCGTTATCCCGCATGGATTCGATAGGTTCcatggaggatgatgaaccgAGGATGTTTACCATGGCTGCTGAGGGTACTCTGAGCTCGGTCGATCCGAGGGGTAGAGATAGAATTGCACGGAGGTGGTTCTCGAATTGAGAGGTGTGGCAGGCTTCGATAGTGTGATGCCCTGAGTTATGGGGACGAGGGGCGATTTCgttgaggagaagagagcCTGAGATGGGTCCAAGTTGTGTTAGTCAGTATAGAAGACCTGAGAGCGCAACAGGACATGATAAGAGCACATCAaactgaactcaccatctggCATCAAGAACATCTCCACACCAAATATACCAGCACCTTCTAGATGTCCTACAGCTTTCTCTGCCAATTCCCTTGCTCGATGATTCAgatccttctctcctctaAGAGGTGCCAAGCACACTCGTAATATACTTTCCCTATGAATGGTTTCTACCGCATCATACGATTTCACCTGACCTTCTTTATTCCTCACAACCATCACTGCAACCTCTTTGACGAACGGTGCCCACCCCTCAGCATATAACGGTCTATCACCTAAGAATTCCAATGATTTGTTGATACTTTCCGAAGAAGTACTTTGCAAAGGTGAATTTCCTCGTCCATCATAAGCTAATGTCTTCGCTTTGAGCATCACAGGTAGACCCAATTTGCCTACTATCGCTTTAACATCCTGTTCAGTGGGGTTGAGGGGTAATTCGTCAAATGGAGCAACGGGTATACCTTTTTCCGAAAGGTATTTCTTCTGTTGATATTTATCTTGAATCAGTCGAATGGTCGATGGTGAAGGTTGTACTTCACATAAACCCTCTTTTTCAACTGCTTCTAAAACATCCGCATTAACATGTTCGATCTCAACAGTTAATATGTCGCATTTCTTAGCTAAATCCCGGATGTGCGATTCAGATGTGAAAGGTCCATCTAAGTGACCTGAATGATCTTCTGGAGGTAAGAGCGTTTGTTTGGCGGGTGTATAGAGACCTGAGTCGAGGATTAGGAGGGGAATACCGAGTAAGGCGGCTGGGTGGGTGAGCATCCGACCGAGCTGACCACCACCTGAGAAACCCTATCAGCTATCTATACGACCTGGATTCGGGGGGACCTGGATTCGGGGGGAAAATGATGACCTACCCAAGATACCGACTGTCTTCTGAGGTGCCATGTTGATGACTGTATGTGATGATTAAGTATGcttgagaaggatgaagatatgcAGATGTTGCTATATGAGTATCGAGTAGATGGGGTGGTAGTAGTACcagaatggagaagaggagtgaggaatgaggaatgGAAAAAAGCTGGCCAGGCACGGGAGGGTGAGCCGATTACAGAACGGGTTGTAATAGTCAATACACCCTGGCTACCACTTGCCATTAGACTTGTTTGTAATGCTTGAGCTCAGATCTCGCCGGTTAGATTTGAGCTCTTGAACCGGTTGAGGAGGTCAACCTAACGAAGGATGTCTTGTTGTCCAAGATACAACTACATCATCTGGTCAACTCATGCTACCTGACCACTTTGACTTGGCCATTGTACTATAGAGCCATTGTTTACTATGGCCTCCTCGAGCAGATCAACATCTGGGACTTCCGGATCAGAACTCAGCTCTGTGAGATCTTCGCTCCCTCTCGACAAGCTGGTACCGTATCTCGAACGGAACATCGAGGGTTTCAGAGGTCCTGTACAAGTGAAGCaattcaaggtgagtcaaaaGAATCGCACAGATTCAAAAAGCCAACAGTTTCACTTCCCTCGTCGAGTTACCATTCTAGTCTGCTCTCTCAGAAATCGTGTCAGTCTTGAAATTCAGCTAATATACTATTGCAATCTCGACAGTTCGGCCAAGTAGGTCTGTCCCTTCCCAGCTTGGTGCTGAACCAGATACTGATGATCTCTTGCAGTCCAATCCTACTTACCTCCTCACACCCTCTACCCCAAATCAATCATATGTCCTCCGAAGAGCACCCTCCGGTCCTTTGCTCTCACCGACAGCTCATCGAGTGGATCGCGAGTATCTGATACTATCAGCACTAAACAGATACAACCGGACCGTATCCGAATCTCATGCGGTGCCGGTCCCTAAAGTATACTGTCTTTGTGAGGATAAAGACATAGCTGGAGCGGCGTTTTACGTCATGGAATACTTAAAGGGAAGGATATTTACCGACGTGCGCTTGAAAGAGCTGGAcaaggaggaaagatgggCGTGGTTAGTTGTAGTCTTCATTATCCCCTATCAGCCAGCACACTGACATTTATCTTGGCAATGATCAGCTGGCACTCGGCCATCTCAACGTTGACAAAGCTATCTACCATACCTATTCCTTCCCTGAACCTCCCAGCCTCATTCGCACCTCTGCCATCTTCCAAGCCATATTTTCCGAGGCAAGTGGGTTCTTTACTTAAAGTATCTCACGCACAGAGTAAAGCAAAGAACAAAGATACAGGGGAAGAAGTCGGTGCTATATGGGGTACTGCCGAGATGAAATCGTGGTTCGAAGAAGGTGCTGAGAAGCTTGCTGAGCTGGAACTGCGGAGAGGAGTAGGAGGGGTAGTTCATGGGGATTACAAGTTAGATAATCTAGTGAGTGATCTGACGTCCAACGTAGTAGCttgtagatgagattgtttGAACCCCAAATCCACATCCACTGGTCCCAAACGCTTGCTATCTCACGCTATATGAATTCCCGCGTCATAGAATGATTTGTGCTGACAAGTGTTCTACACATAGATATTCCACCCCACCAAGCCAAAGGTCATAGGTATACTGGATTGGGAATTATGCACTCTCGGTTCCCCGTTAGCAGACCTAGGTAATCTGCTCTTACCATTCTCCTTCCCACCAatatctccatctcatcgaaAGGAATTA
Coding sequences:
- a CDS encoding phosphoribosylaminoimidazole carboxylase: MAPQKTVGILGGGQLGRMLTHPAALLGIPLLILDSGLYTPAKQTLLPPEDHSGHLDGPFTSESHIRDLAKKCDILTVEIEHVNADVLEAVEKEGLCEVQPSPSTIRLIQDKYQQKKYLSEKGIPVAPFDELPLNPTEQDVKAIVGKLGLPVMLKAKTLAYDGRGNSPLQSTSSESINKSLEFLGDRPLYAEGWAPFVKEVAVMVVRNKEGQVKSYDAVETIHRESILRVCLAPLRGEKDLNHRARELAEKAVGHLEGAGIFGVEMFLMPDGSLLLNEIAPRPHNSGHHTIEACHTSQFENHLRAILSLPLGSTELRVPSAAMVNILGSSSSMEPIESMRDNALTVPGAAVHLYGKKESRKARKMGHITLTAQSDAELNEYLRTVLFAQPDAADEWIDKIAPPPSQSHSHKKPLLGIIMGSDSDLPVMLPATKILDQFGIPYELTITSAHRTPERMVKYAKSAAHRGLRAIIAGAGGAAHLPGMVASETSLPVIGVPVKASVLDGVDSLYSIVQMPRGIPCATVGINNSTNAALLAIRILGTSIPNYQLATEEYSKKLENEVLDKCEKLEEIGWEGYVKDVLKK